A stretch of the Chelonia mydas isolate rCheMyd1 chromosome 5, rCheMyd1.pri.v2, whole genome shotgun sequence genome encodes the following:
- the NSA2 gene encoding ribosome biogenesis protein NSA2 homolog, with protein sequence MPQNDYIELHRKRYGYRLDYHEKKRKKEGREAHERSKKAKKLIGLKAKLYHKQRHAEKIQMKKTIKMHEKRNTKQKNDEKTPEGAVPAYLLDREGQSRAKVLSNMIKQKRKEKAGKWEVPVPKVRAQGETEVLKVIRTGKRKKKAWKRMVTKVCFVGDGFTRKPPKYERFIRPMGLRFKKAHVTHPELKATFCLPILGVKKNPSSPLYTTLGVITKGTVIEVNVSELGLVTQGGKVIWGKYAQVTNNPENDGCINAVLLV encoded by the exons Atg CCACAGAACGATTACATAGAGTTACACCGCAAGCGATATGGTTATCGCTTGGATTACCatgagaagaagaggaagaaggaggGCCGTGAGGCTCATGAACGGTCAAAGAAGGCCAAGAAATTGATTGGGTTGAAGGCCAAACTCTACCATAAGCAGCGCCATGCTGAGAAGATACAAATGAAAAAGAC caTTAAGATGCACGAAAAGAGAAACACCAAGCAAAAGAATGATGAGAAAACCCCAGAAGGAGCTGTACCAGCATACTTGCTGGATAGAGAGGGCCAGTCCCGGGCTAAAGTTCTCTCCAACATGATCAAACAGAAACGAAAAGAAAAAGCT GGGAAATGGGAAGTTCCTGTGCCAAAAGTCCGTGCACAAGGAGAAACAGAAGTTTTAAAGGTGATTCGTAcgggaaagagaaagaagaaggcCTGGAAGAGGATGGTTACCAAAGTCTGCTTTGTTGGGGATGGCTTTACTCGAAAACCTCCTAAATATGAACGATTTATTCGACCAATG GGCTTACGTTTCAAGAAGGCTCATGTAACACATCCTGAACTTAAAGCTACTTTTTGTCTACCGATACTTGGTGTAAAAAAGAATCCCTCTTCCCCTCTGTACACAACATTGGGTGTAATTACCAAAGGTACCGTCATTGAGGTGAATGTGAGTGAGCTTGGCCTTGTGACACAAGGGGGCAAAGTTATCTGGG ggAAATATGCACAGGTAACCAACAATCCAGAAAATGATGGCTGCATTAATGCAGTCCTGCTTGTCTGA